The Flaviramulus sp. BrNp1-15 genome has a window encoding:
- a CDS encoding NAD-dependent epimerase/dehydratase family protein, whose amino-acid sequence MKVLFIGGTGIISSASSELAVKRGIDLYHLNRGESFRKIEGVKTIIADIRDFEATKKALENHNFDAVVDWIAFEPEHIENDIKLFTGKTKQFVFISSASIYQTPPERLPVTEDTPLYNPVWEYSQNKIACEDLLRKAYKENGFPYTIVRPSHTYDKTLIPMEGGYTVLHRMKKGLPVVVHGDGSSIWTFTNHRDFAVGLIGLLGKPEAINEAFHITNNELLSWNDIYRIMAKEMGVEAKLVTIPSEFIAKYDKNIGDSLLGDKMYSMIFDNSKIKKLVPEFNPQISFHDGVKEIVAWYNKPENQIVDEHFNAITDKMIADYKSL is encoded by the coding sequence ATGAAAGTACTATTTATTGGCGGAACTGGTATTATTAGTTCTGCATCATCAGAATTAGCTGTAAAACGCGGTATTGATTTATATCATCTAAACAGAGGTGAAAGCTTTAGAAAGATTGAAGGTGTGAAAACAATAATCGCAGATATAAGAGATTTTGAAGCTACCAAAAAAGCTCTTGAAAATCATAACTTTGATGCTGTTGTAGATTGGATTGCCTTTGAACCTGAGCATATTGAAAACGATATTAAACTATTTACTGGTAAAACCAAACAGTTTGTTTTTATAAGTTCTGCATCTATTTATCAAACACCACCAGAACGTTTACCAGTAACTGAAGACACACCGTTATACAATCCGGTTTGGGAATACTCACAAAATAAAATTGCATGCGAAGATTTATTACGAAAAGCATATAAAGAAAATGGCTTCCCATACACAATTGTGCGTCCTTCACACACTTACGACAAAACTTTAATTCCTATGGAAGGTGGCTACACCGTTTTACATAGAATGAAAAAAGGCTTACCAGTAGTTGTACATGGAGATGGTTCATCAATCTGGACATTTACTAATCATCGCGATTTTGCAGTTGGTTTAATTGGCTTATTAGGAAAACCAGAAGCCATTAACGAAGCTTTCCATATTACTAATAACGAATTATTATCATGGAATGATATTTACAGAATTATGGCAAAAGAAATGGGTGTTGAAGCTAAATTAGTCACAATACCATCTGAATTTATTGCAAAATACGATAAGAATATTGGAGATAGCTTACTGGGTGACAAGATGTACAGTATGATTTTTGATAATTCAAAAATTAAAAAATTGGTACCTGAATTTAATCCGCAAATATCTTTTCATGATGGTGTAAAAGAAATAGTTGCTTGGTATAACAAACCAGAAAATCAAATAGTTGATGAGCATTTTAATGCCATAACCGATAAAATGATTGCAGATTACAAAAGTCTTTAA
- a CDS encoding DUF3820 family protein, whose product MLPDKQFLIDLAHTKMPYGKYKDRYLIDLPEYYVVWYHSKGFPKGKLGDMLTQVYELKLNGLEDLIRNIKKQYPKR is encoded by the coding sequence ATGTTACCAGATAAACAATTTTTAATTGATTTAGCACATACCAAAATGCCTTATGGCAAGTATAAAGACAGGTATTTAATAGATTTACCAGAGTATTATGTGGTTTGGTATCATAGCAAAGGTTTTCCAAAAGGGAAGTTAGGCGATATGCTTACACAGGTTTACGAGCTTAAATTAAACGGATTAGAAGATTTAATACGGAATATTAAAAAACAATATCCTAAAAGATAA
- the yidC gene encoding membrane protein insertase YidC, protein MEEKKLDINSVIGFILIFGILMYMLWQNQPTPEELEAQEKAKQEQVEAENKAKELEQTKFTTAEDYAVGSDVDSLELIKLNNKLGAFAYSALKSSNEETSVESDLLALKFSNKGGYLSEVKLKKFVDFDSVPIYLIKDNNASFNINFGTTDSRILNTKDLPFQPTVTKNGDVTVVSMKLKVSESKFLEYRYEIKDNDYMMDFTIRSQGLSDVINSSQAVNLDWDLKGYRHAKSISYENRYTDIHYEYEDGKDDYTGARDADEEIEDITWIGYKQHFFTSVLLTDTPFKTAQIKTENLVEDEAIDTVYTKQFASKIPLELQGGEINQSMDWYYGPSDYKVLNAYDRNLDEIVPFGWGIFGWINRYVFMPLFGFLGGFMPYGIAIVVMTILVKILLSFVQYKQFLSQAKMKILKPELDEIREKYKNNKMKAQQETMALQNKAGASPMAGCLPALIQLPVFYALFQFFPSAFDLRQKSFLWADDLSSYDTVANLPFNIPFYGDHVSLFPLLASIAIFFYMRLTTGQQMNTQPQQEGMPDMAKMMKYMMYFSPIMMLFFFNNYASGLSLYYFISNLISIGIILVIKNYILDEDKIHAQIQENKKKPKKQGRFQKKMAEMMEQAEKQKQAQQKRK, encoded by the coding sequence ATGGAAGAAAAGAAATTAGACATTAATTCGGTAATAGGTTTCATACTTATTTTTGGAATATTAATGTATATGCTTTGGCAAAATCAACCAACGCCAGAAGAACTTGAAGCGCAAGAAAAGGCAAAACAAGAACAAGTTGAAGCAGAAAATAAAGCTAAAGAATTAGAACAAACCAAATTTACCACAGCAGAGGATTATGCAGTTGGAAGCGATGTGGATTCGCTTGAGTTAATCAAATTAAACAATAAACTAGGTGCTTTTGCATATTCAGCATTAAAATCTTCGAATGAAGAAACAAGTGTTGAAAGTGATTTGTTAGCATTAAAATTTAGTAACAAAGGAGGTTATCTTTCTGAGGTTAAACTAAAAAAGTTTGTTGATTTTGATTCTGTTCCTATCTATTTAATTAAGGACAATAATGCGTCTTTCAATATCAATTTCGGAACGACAGATAGTAGAATCTTAAATACTAAAGATTTACCATTTCAGCCTACAGTTACCAAAAATGGCGATGTAACTGTGGTTTCTATGAAGCTCAAAGTATCTGAAAGTAAATTTTTAGAGTACCGTTACGAGATTAAAGATAACGATTACATGATGGATTTTACAATCCGTTCTCAAGGTTTAAGCGATGTTATAAACAGTTCACAAGCTGTTAATTTAGATTGGGATTTAAAAGGATATCGTCATGCTAAAAGTATCTCTTACGAGAACAGATATACCGATATTCATTATGAATATGAAGATGGAAAAGACGATTATACAGGAGCAAGAGATGCAGATGAAGAAATTGAAGATATAACTTGGATAGGCTATAAGCAACACTTTTTTACTTCGGTTTTATTAACTGATACGCCTTTTAAAACAGCACAGATTAAAACTGAAAATTTAGTTGAAGACGAAGCTATTGATACAGTTTATACTAAGCAATTTGCATCTAAAATTCCTTTAGAATTACAAGGTGGAGAAATTAACCAAAGTATGGATTGGTATTATGGACCAAGTGATTACAAGGTTTTAAATGCTTACGATAGAAACTTAGATGAAATTGTACCATTTGGCTGGGGTATTTTTGGTTGGATAAACCGTTATGTTTTCATGCCTTTATTTGGTTTCTTAGGTGGTTTTATGCCTTATGGAATTGCTATTGTAGTTATGACCATTTTAGTGAAAATATTGTTGTCTTTTGTACAATACAAACAATTCTTGTCTCAGGCTAAGATGAAAATTTTAAAGCCAGAATTAGACGAAATTCGTGAGAAGTATAAAAACAATAAAATGAAAGCGCAACAAGAAACTATGGCGTTGCAAAATAAAGCAGGAGCAAGCCCAATGGCGGGTTGTTTACCAGCTTTAATACAGTTGCCTGTGTTTTATGCGTTGTTTCAATTCTTCCCTTCGGCGTTCGATTTAAGACAAAAAAGTTTCCTTTGGGCAGACGATTTATCATCGTACGATACGGTGGCAAACCTACCATTCAATATACCATTTTATGGAGACCACGTGAGTTTATTTCCGTTATTGGCATCTATAGCTATATTCTTTTATATGCGTTTAACAACGGGGCAACAAATGAATACGCAACCACAACAGGAAGGTATGCCAGATATGGCGAAAATGATGAAATATATGATGTATTTCTCACCAATAATGATGTTGTTTTTCTTTAATAACTATGCCTCTGGATTAAGTTTATACTATTTTATATCTAACTTAATTAGTATTGGAATCATTTTAGTGATTAAAAACTATATTCTCGATGAAGATAAAATTCATGCTCAAATTCAGGAAAACAAAAAGAAGCCAAAAAAACAAGGGCGTTTTCAGAAAAAAATGGCTGAAATGATGGAGCAGGCAGAAAAGCAAAAACAAGCTCAACAAAAACGTAAGTAA
- a CDS encoding sialate O-acetylesterase: protein MTTLKNSFLANLFLIVLLFSSLANSQTKDIIYLWPNEVPGEKKAKHPPRQTDNRSGNVIRLTDITNPTLTVFKPEKRNDSDVGIIVCPGGGYQYLTVNKEGYEIAEWLNTLGYTAFVLEYRVPEKQEGALNDIQRAIRIVRGHSKKYNINPDKIGVLGFSAGGSLAARASTRFTTDSYSKIDDLDNLSSRPDFSILIYPAYLDKGENRSLTPELTITDKTPPFFIFETADDPYGNSALVMTTALRDHKIPVELHFLPEGGHGYGMRPGNIAAETWPSLAKNWLHSMFKPKLGRTQNFPKEVVSAHPVSKKKKTWVFLLAGQSNMAGRGFVEPQDTIPSNRIFTINKQNEVVLAKEPLHFYEPNLTGLDCGLSFGKKLLEHVPDDVSIVLIPTAVGGSPINKWINDSVHRDVQLLTNFKQKVEIGKGIGQIKGVLWHQGESDTGNSNGYQEKLGELFSKFRTITEDKRLPILIAELGSYSTDNESWQNINTQIKQYTLTDKHTFLIKTTDLKDKGDKIHFNAEGQRLIGERFAIEYITYYKK from the coding sequence ATGACAACCTTAAAAAATAGTTTTTTAGCAAACTTATTCTTAATTGTTCTATTATTTTCTTCATTGGCAAACTCACAAACAAAAGACATTATTTATTTATGGCCCAATGAAGTTCCAGGAGAAAAAAAAGCAAAACACCCACCCAGACAAACTGATAATAGAAGTGGAAACGTTATACGATTAACCGATATTACAAACCCTACTTTAACAGTTTTTAAGCCTGAAAAGAGAAATGATTCTGATGTTGGTATTATTGTTTGCCCTGGTGGAGGCTATCAATATTTAACTGTAAATAAAGAAGGTTATGAAATTGCCGAATGGCTAAACACACTAGGATACACAGCTTTTGTATTAGAATATCGAGTACCAGAAAAACAAGAAGGTGCATTAAACGATATACAAAGAGCTATAAGAATTGTGCGTGGGCATTCAAAAAAGTATAACATTAACCCAGATAAAATAGGAGTTTTAGGGTTTTCTGCCGGAGGAAGTTTAGCCGCAAGAGCTTCAACTAGATTTACTACAGACTCCTACTCTAAAATTGATGATTTAGATAATCTTTCTAGTCGTCCGGATTTTTCAATACTTATTTACCCTGCATATTTAGATAAAGGAGAAAACCGAAGTTTAACACCAGAATTAACTATTACAGATAAAACACCTCCGTTTTTTATTTTTGAAACTGCCGATGACCCTTACGGAAATAGTGCTCTTGTTATGACTACTGCATTACGCGATCATAAAATACCTGTAGAATTGCATTTTTTACCAGAGGGCGGACACGGTTATGGTATGCGCCCGGGAAATATAGCTGCAGAAACATGGCCTTCTTTAGCAAAAAATTGGCTACATTCTATGTTTAAACCTAAACTGGGAAGAACTCAAAATTTTCCAAAAGAAGTGGTTTCTGCACATCCAGTTTCTAAAAAAAAGAAAACTTGGGTATTTCTACTAGCAGGACAATCTAATATGGCAGGACGTGGTTTTGTTGAACCGCAAGACACCATACCGTCCAACCGTATTTTTACAATAAATAAGCAGAATGAAGTTGTTTTGGCTAAAGAACCGCTTCATTTTTATGAACCCAATTTAACAGGTTTAGATTGTGGCCTTTCATTTGGTAAAAAGCTCTTAGAACACGTACCAGATGATGTTTCTATAGTGCTTATCCCAACAGCTGTTGGTGGCAGCCCAATTAACAAATGGATAAACGATTCTGTACACAGAGATGTACAATTGCTTACTAACTTCAAACAAAAAGTAGAAATAGGCAAAGGTATTGGACAAATTAAAGGTGTTTTATGGCATCAAGGAGAAAGTGATACTGGTAACTCTAATGGTTATCAAGAAAAATTAGGGGAGCTATTTTCTAAATTCAGAACAATAACAGAAGATAAAAGACTCCCTATTTTAATAGCCGAACTTGGAAGCTACTCTACAGATAATGAAAGTTGGCAAAATATAAATACTCAAATAAAACAGTATACTTTAACCGATAAACATACTTTTTTAATTAAAACTACAGATTTAAAAGATAAAGGCGATAAGATTCATTTTAATGCAGAAGGACAACGATTAATAGGAGAACGGTTTGCTATTGAATACATTACATACTATAAAAAATAG
- the guaA gene encoding glutamine-hydrolyzing GMP synthase — MQHDKVLILDFGSQYTQLIARRVRELNIYSEIHPFNKIPTNIQDYKAVILSGSPFSVRGEEALHPDLSEIRGKKPLLAVCYGAQYLAHFSGGEVAPSNTREYGRANLSFIKGNEPFFAHVHTGSQVWMSHSDTIKKLPENGVLIASTHDVENAAYRINGEETYAIQFHPEVYHSSDGKQILENFLVSIAGLHQDWTPDSFVEETVEAIQEKVGNDKVVLGLSGGVDSTVAAVLLNKAIGKNLYCIFVNNGLLRKNEFENVLNQYEGMGLNVKGVDASKRFLDALAGIEDPELKRKAIGNAFIEVFDDEAHKLEDVKWLAQGTIYPDVIESVSATGGPSATIKSHHNVGGLPDFMKLKIVEPLRAIFKDEVRRVGATLGIDPELLGRHPFPGPGLGIRILGDITAEKVKMLQEVDYIFINGLKEWGLYDKVWQAGAMLLPVNSVGVMGDERTYEKCVALRAVESTDGMTADWVNLPYEFLQKTSNDIINKVKGVNRVVYDISSKPPATIEWE; from the coding sequence AACAAAATTCCAACAAACATTCAAGATTACAAAGCTGTAATCTTATCTGGTAGCCCGTTTTCAGTAAGAGGTGAAGAGGCTTTACATCCAGATTTATCAGAAATAAGAGGTAAAAAACCATTATTGGCTGTATGTTATGGCGCTCAATACTTGGCTCATTTTTCTGGTGGAGAAGTAGCTCCTTCAAATACACGCGAGTATGGACGTGCAAATTTATCGTTTATTAAAGGTAATGAACCGTTTTTTGCTCATGTTCATACGGGAAGTCAAGTTTGGATGAGTCATAGTGATACCATAAAAAAACTACCAGAAAATGGGGTTCTAATTGCGAGTACACACGATGTTGAAAATGCGGCCTATAGAATTAATGGTGAAGAAACTTATGCGATTCAATTTCACCCAGAAGTATATCATTCTTCCGATGGAAAACAAATTCTAGAAAACTTTTTAGTAAGTATTGCAGGTCTACACCAAGATTGGACACCAGATTCTTTTGTGGAAGAAACGGTTGAAGCTATTCAAGAAAAAGTAGGCAACGATAAAGTCGTTTTAGGACTTTCAGGCGGTGTAGATTCTACAGTAGCAGCGGTTTTATTAAATAAAGCTATTGGTAAAAACTTATATTGCATTTTTGTTAATAACGGCTTACTTCGTAAAAATGAATTTGAAAATGTTTTAAATCAATACGAAGGCATGGGGCTTAATGTAAAAGGTGTTGATGCCTCCAAACGATTTTTAGATGCCTTAGCTGGAATTGAAGACCCAGAATTAAAACGAAAAGCAATAGGTAATGCATTTATTGAAGTTTTTGATGACGAAGCTCATAAACTTGAAGACGTTAAATGGTTAGCACAAGGAACTATTTATCCTGATGTTATAGAAAGTGTTTCTGCTACTGGCGGACCATCAGCAACTATAAAAAGTCACCATAATGTAGGTGGATTACCCGATTTTATGAAACTTAAAATTGTTGAGCCACTACGAGCTATATTTAAAGATGAAGTAAGACGAGTAGGAGCTACTTTAGGAATAGATCCAGAGCTTTTAGGTCGTCATCCATTTCCAGGACCAGGATTAGGTATTCGTATTTTAGGAGATATTACTGCTGAAAAAGTAAAAATGCTTCAAGAAGTAGATTATATTTTTATCAACGGACTCAAAGAATGGGGTTTATACGATAAAGTGTGGCAAGCTGGTGCTATGTTATTGCCTGTAAATAGTGTAGGAGTAATGGGAGATGAGCGTACTTACGAAAAATGTGTTGCTCTTAGAGCTGTTGAAAGCACCGATGGAATGACTGCCGATTGGGTTAATTTACCTTACGAATTCCTTCAAAAAACATCAAACGATATAATAAATAAAGTTAAAGGCGTTAATAGAGTAGTATATGATATAAGCTCTAAACCTCCAGCAACTATTGAATGGGAATAA
- a CDS encoding DUF922 domain-containing protein, producing the protein MLRIFFIICLFLSVHNDEPVISWNESYKLSWNDFKAQPNNRSSAVAITASGITFGFSITQTDSNKVVSFTTEVHAHFYPEQSWYKIELADHHVLGHEQLHFDITELHTRKFRQRISQLKVSNSIRSELKQLHDTINKELAQMQNKYDSETDYSRNFETQAEWKIYVETELKKLSKYKSVD; encoded by the coding sequence GTGCTTAGAATTTTCTTTATTATATGTTTGTTTTTAAGTGTTCATAACGATGAACCCGTAATTTCCTGGAATGAATCTTACAAATTATCCTGGAACGATTTTAAAGCACAACCTAATAATAGATCTAGTGCTGTAGCTATAACTGCTTCGGGTATTACTTTTGGATTTTCTATAACGCAAACCGATAGTAATAAAGTGGTTAGTTTTACAACCGAAGTACACGCTCATTTTTATCCAGAGCAATCTTGGTATAAAATAGAATTAGCAGATCATCATGTGTTAGGGCACGAACAATTACATTTTGATATTACCGAATTACATACCCGAAAATTTAGGCAAAGAATTAGCCAATTAAAAGTATCTAATAGCATAAGAAGTGAGTTAAAGCAGTTACACGATACTATTAATAAAGAACTTGCACAAATGCAAAATAAGTACGACAGTGAAACCGATTATTCCAGAAATTTTGAAACGCAGGCAGAATGGAAAATTTATGTTGAGACAGAACTTAAAAAACTTTCAAAATACAAATCTGTTGATTAA
- a CDS encoding CTP synthase, producing the protein MTTTTKYIFVTGGVTSSLGKGIIAASLAKLLQAQGYRVTIQKLDPYINVDPGTLNPYEHGECYVTEDGAETDLDLGHYERFLNVPTSQANNVTTGRIYQSVIDKERRGEFLGKTVQVVPHITDEIKERVQILGKSGDYDIVITEIGGTVGDIESLPYIEAVRQLRWDLGENNGIVIHLTLVPYLSAAGELKTKPTQHSVKTLMESGVQADILVCRTEHDLPDDLRKKLALFCNVREEAVIQSIDASTIYDVPNLMLEEGLDKVVLKKLNLKSTKPDIENWNKFLKRHKNPTSEINIGLVGKYVELQDSYKSILESFIHAGAENEVKVNIESIHSEYLNSDNIKLKLSHLDGVLVAPGFGERGIEGKIDAVKYVREHKIPFLGICLGMQMAVIEFARNVLGIADADSTEMNPDTKNPVIDLMEDQKTITDKGGTMRLGAWDCDLKMGSAARDIYKAESIKERHRHRYEFNSKYKAQMEAAGMVASGLNPDTGLVEIIELPEHPWFVGVQYHPEYRSTVANPHPLFVAFVKAALTHKKKKKGVSMAQNK; encoded by the coding sequence ATGACAACTACAACAAAATACATATTTGTAACCGGTGGTGTTACATCATCTCTTGGAAAAGGTATTATAGCAGCATCTCTGGCTAAATTACTTCAAGCACAAGGGTATAGGGTTACCATTCAAAAATTAGATCCTTATATAAATGTAGATCCAGGAACATTGAATCCATATGAACATGGCGAATGTTATGTAACCGAAGATGGTGCAGAAACCGATTTAGATTTAGGGCATTATGAACGTTTTTTAAACGTACCTACAAGTCAGGCAAATAATGTAACTACAGGTCGAATTTACCAAAGTGTTATAGATAAAGAAAGACGTGGCGAGTTTCTTGGAAAAACGGTACAGGTTGTTCCTCATATTACTGATGAGATTAAAGAACGTGTTCAAATTTTAGGAAAATCTGGAGATTATGATATAGTTATCACTGAAATTGGAGGAACAGTAGGTGATATAGAGTCCTTACCATATATAGAAGCAGTACGACAATTACGTTGGGATTTAGGTGAAAACAATGGTATTGTTATTCATTTAACATTGGTTCCTTATTTATCTGCTGCAGGCGAATTAAAAACAAAACCTACACAACATAGTGTAAAAACACTTATGGAAAGTGGAGTGCAAGCCGATATTTTGGTTTGTAGAACAGAACATGATTTACCAGACGATTTACGTAAAAAACTAGCTTTATTCTGTAATGTTAGGGAAGAGGCGGTTATTCAATCTATTGATGCTTCAACGATATACGATGTTCCAAATTTAATGTTGGAAGAAGGTTTAGATAAAGTGGTACTTAAAAAGTTAAATCTTAAAAGTACAAAGCCAGATATTGAAAATTGGAATAAGTTTTTAAAACGCCATAAAAATCCAACATCAGAAATCAATATAGGTTTAGTTGGTAAGTATGTTGAGTTGCAAGATTCATACAAATCTATTTTAGAATCCTTTATTCATGCAGGGGCAGAGAATGAAGTGAAAGTTAATATTGAGTCTATTCATTCAGAATATTTAAATAGCGATAATATTAAACTAAAATTATCTCATTTAGATGGTGTTTTAGTAGCTCCAGGTTTTGGTGAGCGAGGTATTGAAGGAAAAATTGATGCCGTAAAATATGTACGCGAGCATAAAATTCCTTTCTTAGGTATTTGTTTGGGTATGCAAATGGCAGTAATTGAATTTGCTAGAAACGTTTTGGGAATAGCAGATGCAGATTCTACCGAAATGAACCCTGATACAAAAAATCCTGTAATTGATTTAATGGAAGATCAAAAAACCATTACAGATAAAGGTGGAACCATGCGTTTAGGTGCTTGGGATTGTGACTTGAAAATGGGTAGCGCTGCACGCGATATTTACAAAGCAGAAAGTATTAAAGAGCGTCATCGCCATCGTTATGAGTTTAATAGTAAATACAAAGCGCAAATGGAAGCCGCTGGTATGGTAGCTTCTGGTTTAAATCCAGATACAGGTTTGGTAGAGATTATTGAATTGCCAGAGCATCCTTGGTTTGTAGGTGTTCAATATCACCCAGAATATAGAAGTACTGTTGCTAATCCACATCCGTTATTTGTAGCATTTGTAAAAGCAGCTTTAACTCATAAAAAAAAGAAAAAAGGTGTCAGTATGGCACAAAATAAATAG
- a CDS encoding LysM peptidoglycan-binding domain-containing protein produces the protein MNRFLLVFILVLAFSFTSVNAQNFSTHQVKEGETVESIAKRYYVTPSDIYGLNPDAKNELKANTILIIPLSKANKPEVTIVKELQGFREHKTRRKETLYSLSKKYDISEDEIKKHNTFLYANPLRKGDKIQIPIYKITEVVEENPLTQEYTVQPKEGKWRIAYKFGISVNELEILNPDMGEVLKEGQVINVPNIETEEVKEVDEKYSYYKVLPKEGFYRLKLKLGLEQSEIETLNPGLAETGLKNGMILKIPYSNLANGVIQADSARINLIDSISDFNTKHIAVMLPFRLNRVDFDNSSDTKSSIKKDPYLNASLDFYSGVLMAIDSLKSLGISLKVDVYDTKYQVSEVDKILNENNFEDVDAVIGPLTPDSFNKVASELRVYNTPVISPIGENLKLYDNVFQSKPSADLLKSKVVNFVRADSLISNIIIISDTKTSAIANDLKREFNQAKQVFSRKNKKGEDEFFVTKEDIEDALKPGKNIVFIETTNEGFASNVTSVLASLHKRVSEEVEQEPSEIVLVTTNINSAFEGDQINNTHLSKLQFHFATTSKEYSENDNNAFVKKYDKIYNITPNKRAVKGFDLTMDVVLRLVSSEDLYMSVKNAPLTEYVENKFAYKKKLFGGYYNDTVYLVKYDDLTIVEVKQ, from the coding sequence ATGAACAGATTTTTATTAGTATTTATTTTAGTTTTAGCATTTAGTTTTACTTCTGTTAATGCACAAAATTTTAGCACACATCAAGTTAAAGAAGGCGAAACTGTAGAAAGTATAGCAAAACGTTATTATGTAACCCCTTCAGATATTTATGGCTTAAATCCAGATGCAAAAAATGAGTTAAAAGCTAATACTATTTTAATCATTCCACTTTCTAAGGCTAATAAACCAGAAGTTACTATTGTAAAAGAGTTACAAGGTTTTAGAGAGCATAAAACCAGACGTAAAGAAACGCTTTATAGCTTATCAAAAAAATATGATATTTCAGAAGATGAAATAAAAAAGCATAATACGTTCCTTTATGCAAATCCATTACGTAAAGGTGATAAAATTCAAATACCAATTTATAAAATTACTGAAGTTGTAGAGGAAAACCCTCTTACACAAGAATATACTGTTCAACCTAAAGAAGGTAAATGGCGTATTGCTTATAAGTTTGGAATTTCTGTAAATGAATTAGAAATACTTAATCCAGATATGGGTGAGGTTTTAAAAGAAGGACAAGTAATTAATGTACCAAACATAGAAACCGAAGAAGTAAAAGAGGTTGATGAAAAATACAGCTACTACAAAGTATTACCAAAAGAAGGGTTTTACCGTTTAAAGCTTAAACTAGGTTTAGAGCAATCTGAAATTGAAACACTAAATCCTGGTTTGGCAGAAACAGGTTTAAAAAACGGTATGATTTTAAAAATACCGTACTCAAATTTGGCTAATGGTGTTATTCAAGCAGATTCAGCGCGTATTAATTTAATTGATAGTATTTCAGATTTTAATACAAAACATATAGCGGTTATGCTTCCTTTTAGATTAAACCGTGTAGATTTTGATAATAGTTCAGATACAAAAAGTAGTATAAAAAAAGACCCGTATTTAAATGCATCTTTAGATTTTTATTCAGGGGTTTTAATGGCAATAGATTCTTTAAAATCACTTGGAATTTCTTTAAAAGTTGATGTTTACGATACTAAGTATCAAGTAAGTGAAGTAGATAAAATACTTAACGAAAATAATTTTGAAGATGTTGATGCTGTTATTGGTCCATTAACACCAGATAGTTTTAACAAAGTGGCTTCAGAATTAAGGGTGTACAATACTCCGGTAATTTCTCCAATTGGTGAAAATTTAAAACTCTACGATAATGTTTTTCAGTCTAAACCATCAGCCGATTTATTGAAAAGCAAAGTGGTTAATTTTGTTAGAGCAGATAGTTTAATAAGTAATATCATTATTATTTCTGATACTAAAACTTCAGCGATAGCTAATGATCTTAAGCGCGAGTTTAATCAAGCTAAACAAGTATTTTCACGTAAGAACAAAAAAGGAGAAGACGAGTTTTTTGTCACAAAAGAAGATATAGAAGATGCTTTAAAACCGGGAAAAAACATTGTGTTCATAGAAACCACAAACGAAGGATTTGCCTCTAACGTTACAAGTGTTTTAGCATCGTTACATAAAAGGGTGAGTGAGGAAGTAGAGCAAGAACCTTCAGAAATTGTACTGGTTACAACTAATATTAATTCTGCTTTTGAAGGCGATCAAATAAACAATACCCATTTATCAAAATTACAATTTCATTTTGCAACCACTTCAAAAGAGTATAGCGAGAATGATAATAACGCATTTGTAAAAAAATACGATAAAATTTATAACATTACACCAAATAAAAGAGCTGTTAAAGGCTTCGATTTAACTATGGATGTAGTGTTACGATTAGTATCATCAGAAGATTTATATATGTCTGTTAAAAACGCACCTTTAACAGAATATGTAGAAAATAAGTTTGCTTACAAAAAGAAGCTTTTTGGAGGGTATTATAACGATACTGTTTATCTTGTAAAGTACGACGATTTAACTATTGTTGAGGTAAAGCAATAA